CTCGCAAATCGTCAAGACGCACACCTGGCAAGACCGCGTGCGCACGCTGAAGATCGCCCGCGATGCAGGCTTGGAACTTTGCACCGGCTGCATCTTCGGCATGGGCGAAAGCATTGAAGATCGCGTCTCGGTGGCGTTCAGCCTGAAGGAAATCAACCCGCATGTGGTGCCGATTAACTTCCTGAATCCGATTCCCGGCACGCCGCTGGAACACGCTCCCAAGCTGCGCCCGCTGCAAATTCTGCAAATCACCGCCGTGATGCGATTGGTGCTGCCCCGCACCGATCTGAAAGTCGCCGGTGGCCGCGAAAAGAATCTGCGCGACCTGCAAAGCTGGATCTTCTACGTGGGCGGCACCAGCGCCATCATCGGCAACTACCTGGCGACCATGGGACGCACCAACGACGAAGATATGCGCATGGTGCAAGACCTGGAACTCACTTGGACGTCCGAAGTGGGCAACGCCGACGAAACGAAGCCGTTTGAATTTGGCACCCTGCCCGGCTTCGAATCGATGCAGCAGCTCGAATCGCGCATCACCTCGCTGCCGTTGGTGTGAACCGATTCCGGGGCATGATTGTCTTCCAATCAGTCCCCGGATTCCCATGCGACCCGATGCGGAGCGAACCGAACGATGGACCGATTTTCGTCATCGCCCGCATCGTCGTCAGTGCATCACCCGACCCCGTTCGGCAATCCGCACGCGATCGATCCGCACTGGTTGGCCCGCATTGATGCCGAACTCTCGGCCATCGAATTGCGGGAACAGGTGCGGATCTTGTACGCGGTCGAGTCCGGCAGCCGCGCTTGGGGATTCCCATCTCAAGACAGCGATTACGATGTGCGGTTCCTTTACGTCCGCCCACGGGATTGGTATCTTTCCATTCGCGTGGAATCGCAGCGCGATGTCATCGAATGTCCGCTCGATGATCTTCTCGATTGCAACGGTTGGGATCTCCGCAAAGCCCTGCAACTATTCGCCAAGGCCAATCCTTCGTTGACCGAATGGTTGCAATCGCCAATTGTCTACCGCGATTGCGAAGGTTTGGCCGACCGTCTGCGCGGGCTGCAATCGGAATTCTTCTCCCCCGTTGCGGCATTGGCCCACTATTTGAGCATGGCACGCGGCAACTTCCGCACCTTTCTCCAAGGGCCGACCGTCAAATTGAAGAAATATTTCTACGTACTTCGCCCCGTGTTGGCGGCTCGCTGGTTGGAACAGGGGCGCGGGATTGTCCCGATGCCGTTCGCCGAGTTGCTGACCGTGTTGCCCGATGATGCCCCGCTTCGAGCCGACATCGAATCCCTGCTCGCCAAGAAGTTGGCCAGCGAGGAACTCGATTCCGGGCCGCGAATCGATTCGATTCACGAATTCCTGACACGGGAACTCGAACGATTGTCTCCCAACAGCGTGTCTCACCATGGGCCGCAAGGTTCGATGGAGACATTGGATGCGCTATTTCGGGATTATCTGAAGAATCGGTAAGCCGACGATGCCAGACTGGATGGACGAGGAACTGCAACTCCGTCACGATCGCGGCCTGCTGCGACAACGCCGATTGCGCACCGTGCACGGGGTGCAGATGGCGCAGGATGGTCATTCGCTGATCGGGTTTGCCTCGAATGATTATCTCGATCTGGCCCACGATCCACGCCTCGCACGAGCCGCCGCACGAGCCGCCCAACGCTTCGGCACCGGCGCAGGAGCGGCCGCACTCGTCACCGGCTACCAATCACCGCACGCCGCATTGGAACACGCCTTGGCACGCTGGGAATGCTGCGAATCCGCCGTGTTATTCGCCAGCGGATACACTGCCAATGTGGCGACGTTGGCCAGTCTGGCCGATCGTTCCGATGCCATCTTCTCGGATTCGCTGAATCATGCGAGTTTGATCGATGGTTCCCGGTTGAGTCGGGCCACCGTCGCCGTCTACCAGCATCTCGATTGCGATCATTTGGAATCGCTGCTCCGCACAGTCGGGGCATCCGCCCGGCGACGCATCATCGCCACCGATACCGTGTTTAGCATGGATGGCGATGTGGCACCGCTGGCGGAATTGATCGAACTGGCCGAACGGTACGATGCGTTGCTGGTGCTGGATGAGGCCCACGGAACCGGGGTGCTGGGACCGACCGGCGGCGGACTCGTGGAAACGCTCCCGGAATCCGCTCGCGGCAATCCCGATCGACGCCTGAAAATCGGTACGCTGTCCAAGGCATTGGGCGGACAGGGCGGATTCGCCGTTGGCCCGCGCCGCAGCATCGAATTTCTGGTGAATCACGCACGCGGATTTGTCTTTTCCACGGCAATGGCTCCACCGTTGGCGGCGATTGGTCGAGCGGCCGTGCGGATTGCCCGCCAAGCAACCGACCGCCGCGCCACGCTTCAGCGACTGCACACGCGCCTCGTGAATGGATTGCAGACGCTGGGCTATCCACCGCCGCCCAGCCGCCTGCCCACGCCGATTGTGCCCATCATCCTGGGCGATCCCGATGTGGCGATTGCCGCCAGTCAGCGATTGCAACAACTCGGCTTTTTGGTTCCCGCCATTCGCCCGCCGACGGTGCCGATCGGCACATCCCGCCTGCGCATCAGCCTTTCCGCTGGACACAGCGACGCCCAACTCGACGCCTTGCTGGACGCCCTGCGAATCACGCTTCCGCCGCGATAATTTCGGCGGATGGAACCGCGATTCGCAGTCGGCTCGCTTCACCGGCGTGGCTCACGCATCCGACACCGAGTCGGGCTACGCACTCACGCCTTCAGCGAGGCCATATCGATGGTGAAGCGATACTTGACATCGCTCTTGAGCATGCGCTCGTAAGCCTGGTTGACGTGCTGCATGGGAATGACTTCGACATCGGCGGT
This DNA window, taken from Tuwongella immobilis, encodes the following:
- the bioB gene encoding biotin synthase BioB, with product MPVDPIDPIAISRRILAGGEITREETHALLSLPCDGEEIYDLFYAAHKVRRHFHGNRVTFCSIVASKFGKCSEDCKFCAQSAHYDTNITSHEMMSKEQVKSACTDARNRGASSFGIVNSGRGPNKKEWPKILEAIEGMKEVDGIGHCATLGELTPEQARDLKAAGIARVNHNLETSKEFYSQIVKTHTWQDRVRTLKIARDAGLELCTGCIFGMGESIEDRVSVAFSLKEINPHVVPINFLNPIPGTPLEHAPKLRPLQILQITAVMRLVLPRTDLKVAGGREKNLRDLQSWIFYVGGTSAIIGNYLATMGRTNDEDMRMVQDLELTWTSEVGNADETKPFEFGTLPGFESMQQLESRITSLPLV
- a CDS encoding nucleotidyltransferase domain-containing protein, whose amino-acid sequence is MDRFSSSPASSSVHHPTPFGNPHAIDPHWLARIDAELSAIELREQVRILYAVESGSRAWGFPSQDSDYDVRFLYVRPRDWYLSIRVESQRDVIECPLDDLLDCNGWDLRKALQLFAKANPSLTEWLQSPIVYRDCEGLADRLRGLQSEFFSPVAALAHYLSMARGNFRTFLQGPTVKLKKYFYVLRPVLAARWLEQGRGIVPMPFAELLTVLPDDAPLRADIESLLAKKLASEELDSGPRIDSIHEFLTRELERLSPNSVSHHGPQGSMETLDALFRDYLKNR
- a CDS encoding aminotransferase class I/II-fold pyridoxal phosphate-dependent enzyme, producing MPDWMDEELQLRHDRGLLRQRRLRTVHGVQMAQDGHSLIGFASNDYLDLAHDPRLARAAARAAQRFGTGAGAAALVTGYQSPHAALEHALARWECCESAVLFASGYTANVATLASLADRSDAIFSDSLNHASLIDGSRLSRATVAVYQHLDCDHLESLLRTVGASARRRIIATDTVFSMDGDVAPLAELIELAERYDALLVLDEAHGTGVLGPTGGGLVETLPESARGNPDRRLKIGTLSKALGGQGGFAVGPRRSIEFLVNHARGFVFSTAMAPPLAAIGRAAVRIARQATDRRATLQRLHTRLVNGLQTLGYPPPPSRLPTPIVPIILGDPDVAIAASQRLQQLGFLVPAIRPPTVPIGTSRLRISLSAGHSDAQLDALLDALRITLPPR